A region of the Pseudomonas sp. A34-9 genome:
GGCAGCGGATCGCCGTCGGCGTTCTTGAACTCGTCGAGGAACACGCACTGGGCGCCGTTGCTCTCGACCAGCATGCCGGCGGCTTTCAGGTCGTTGACCACGTTGATCAGGTCGTCGTTGTAGGCGCTTTCGCCCATTACGTCGGCCATGGTCAGCTTGACGTTGAGCAGTTCGTAGATCTTCTGGCAGTGCGACAGCGAGATGTCCTTGAACTTGGTCCACAGCGCCAGGCACTCGGCATCACCGGCCTGCAACTTGACCACCAGGCCACGGGCGCGGTCGGCGAATTCTGCGGATTCGTCGAAACGTTGTTTGGCGGCGCGGTAGAAGTTTTCCAGATCGGACAGCTCGTCGCTGGTGATCGGGTTTTCCTGCAGATAGGCCATCAGCATGCCGAACTGAGTACCCCAGTCGCCGACGTGGTTCTGACGGATCACTTCGTCGCCGAGGAATTCGAGGACGCGGGCCACGCCGTCGCCAATGATGGTTGAACGCAAGTGGCCGACGTGCATCTCTTTGGCCAGGTTCGGTGCCGACAGGTCGACCACGGTGCGCTGCGCCGGGCCGGCCTTGCGTACGCCGACGTGGGCATCAGCCAGGGCGGCGTCGAGACGCGAGGCCAGCGCCTGGGTGTTCTGGAAGAAATTGATGAAGCCCGGGCCGGCGATTTCGGCCTTGGTGACGTTCTCGTCGGCCGGCAGCGCGGCGATGATTTTTTCCGCCAGATCGCGCGGCTTCATGCCTGCAGGCTTGGCCAACATCATCGCGATGTTGCTGGCGAAGTCGCCGTGAGTCTTGTCGCGGGCGTTCTCCACCTGGATCGCCGGCGACAGGCCTTCAGGCAACACACCTTCGTTGACGAGTTGGGTGAGGGCTTGTTGGATCAGCTGGCGAATGGTGTCTTTCATGGTCTTCTCTTTCGACCGCAAGCGCGGCGGGCGCATCGATGCGCGGGTGGAAAAACTGGGCATTATCCGTTGCGAAGACGGGCTTGCCAACCTTAGCAGGCAGCTTATGGATATGTGGTGACATTAAAGGCCAAAGATCGCAGCCTGCGGCAGTTCCTACACAGGATTCCGCGTTTTTCTGTAGGACCTGCCGATGGCTGCGATCTTTTGATCTTCAATATAAATCGACAGGGTCGACATCCAGCGACCAACGCACCGCGCGTCCGCTCGGCATCTGCTCCAGCACCAGCAACCAACTCGCCAGCAATCGGTGCAGCGGCGCTCGCGCCGTCGCCTGCAACAATAGTTGCGCGCGATAACGGCCGGCGCGGCGCTCCATCGGCGCCGGCACCGGCCCGAGCAATTCGATCCCGCTCAGATTCTGTTCAGCCAGCAAACGCTCGGCTTCGCTACACGCCTCATCGAGAAAACCTTCCGCCTGTCCGGGTTTGTGCGCTTCGGCACGCAACAACGCCAGGTGCGCAAACGGTGGCAACCCGGCGGCGCGGCGCTCGCTCAAGGCCTGTTCGGCGAAGGCGAAATACCCCTGTTCGGTGAGTTGCACCAATAAAGGATGGTCGGCGAGGTGTGTCTGGATGATCACCTTGCCCGGCTCTTCCGCCCGCCCGGCGCGCCCGGCTACCTGCACGATCAATTGCGCCATGCGCTCGCTGGCGCGGAAGTCGCCCGAGAACAAACCGCCATCGGCATCGAGGATCGACACCAGCGTCACGCGCGGAAAGTGATGCCCCTTGGCCAACATCTGCGTGCCGACGAGGATGCACGGCTGGCCCTTCTGAATCGTCGCGAACAGCTGATTCATCGCGTCTTTGCGCGACGTGCTGTCGCGGTCAACGCGCAGCACCGGATAGTCCGGAAACAGAATCGCCAGGCGTTCTTCGGCGCGCTCGGTGCCGGCGCCCACGGGCCGCAAGTCAACCTTGTTGCACTTCGGGCACTGGCGCGGGGTGCGCTCGACGTAACCGCAATGGTGACAGCGCAGTTCGCCGTAACGCTGGTGCACGGTCATTCGCGCATCGCAACGTGAACACTCGGACATCCAGCCGCAATCGTGGCAGAGCAGCGTTGGCGCAAAGCCGCGACGGTTGAGGAACACCAGCACCTGTTGGCCGTTGGCGAGGGTCTGGCCGATGGCTTGTTGCATCGGCCCGGAAATCCCACTGTCCAGTGGACGGCTTTTCACGTCCAGGCGCAGGAAACGAGGTTGTTTGGCGCCACCGGCGCGCTCGTTCAGGCGCAGCAGGCCATAACGACCGGTGTAGGCGTTGTGCAGGCTTTCCAGCGAGGGTGTCGCGGAGCCGAGCACGATCGGGATGTTTTCCTGGCGCGCGCGGACCAAGGCCAGATCGCGGGCGTGGTAGCGCAAACCTTCCTGCTGTTTATAAGAGCCGTCGTGCTCTTCGTCGATGATGATCAGCCCGGGATTCTTCATCGGCGTAAACAGCGCCGAGCGGGTGCCGATAATAATGTCGGCCTCGCCATCCCGGGCGGCGAGCCAGGCGTCGAGGCGCTCGCGGTCATTGACTGCCGAGTGCAGCAGGGCGATCCGCGCGTTGAAGCGCTGCTCAAAGCGCGCCAGGGTCTGCGGGCCGAGGTTGATCTCCGGGATCAGCACCAGCGCCTGTTTGCCGGCTTCGAGGGTTTCACGGATCAGTTGCAAATAGACTTCGGTCTTGCCGCTGCCGGTGACCCCGGCCAGCAGAAACGCGTGATAACTGTCGAAGCCGGCACGGATGGCCTCATAGGCGGCGCGCTGTTCGGCGTTGAGCGGCAATTCCGGCTGCGCGAGCCAGTGTTCGTGGCGCGCTCCTGGGGCATGCCGGCGGATTTCCACTTGCACCAGATTTTTCGCCAGCAACAGATCGAGGCTGTCCTTGCTCAGCATCAGTTTGCTCAGCAACTGATGGGCGACGCCGTGGGGATGCTGGGCCAGCGTCGTCAGTGCCTCACGCTGGCGCGGGGCGCGGGCGATGCGCGGGTCATCAAGGCTGGCGCCGGGGGTGATCGACCAGAAGCGCTCTTGACGAGCCTCGGCCAGCTCACCCTGACGCAGCAGGACTGGCAGCGCCCAGCTCAAGGTGTCGCCGAGGCTGTGCTGATAATACTGCGACGTCCACAGGCACAACTTGAACAGTGCCGGGGGTAGCGGCGCTGTGGCATCGAGCAGGGCCAGCGCCGGTTTGAGTTTCTCCACCGGCACTTCGCTGGTGTCCGTGACCTCGACCAGAATCCCGATCATCTCGCGCCGACCGAACGGCACCCGCAGGCGCATGCCCGGCTGCAATTGCTCACGCAGCACGCCGGCCGGGGCTCGGTAGTCGAACAGGCGGCGCAAGGGCGAAGGCAGGGCGAGGCGCAGAATGGCGTCGGGCACGCGGGGGGATCTCTATAAAACGCAAAATAAGGGGCGAGTGCAGATCAATTGTGGGAGCGAGCTTGCTCGCGAAGGCGGCGTGTCAGGCGCTAAAACATTGGCTGGCACAACGCATTCGCGAGCAAGCTCGCTCCCACAGTGGAGTGCGTTCAAGGCCGGGAGCCTAGCAGACGGTCGGTCTCGGTGACAGCTTGCGTGATTGAAAAGGTCTGGTAGAATCCGCGGCCTAATTACGTGCGGTATTCAACAATAGTGTTGGATGGCGGCACGCTAGCTGAGGAAAGACACCATGAAAGCTGATATCCACCCGAATTACCCAGTCATCGCTGTTACCTGCAGCTGTGGCAACAAGTTCGAAACCCGTTCGACTTTCGGCAAAGCTCTGCCAATCGACGTGTGCAACGAATGCCACCCGTTCTACACCGGTAAGCAGAAGACTCTGGACACCGGTGGTCGCGTTCAGAAGTTCGCAGACCGTTTCGGTGCTTTCGGCAAGAAACCTGCTGCTGCAGAGTAAGGTTGAAGGGCCCGGTGGGCTTTTCCTCATTGCTGAAAAAGGCGTCCCTTGCGGGCGCCTTTTTTGTGTCCGCGATTTGGCTGTCTGGCGCGCAAGCCTATTGCCCGGCGCCCACTGGATTGACCCGCGTCACGGTGCAGCGCGTGGTCGATGGCGACACCTTGCGTTTGAGCGACGGCCGCAGCGTGCGGATGATCGGCCTCAACACGCCTGAGCTGGGCAAGCAGGGCGGCAGCGATGAACCCTTCGCGGTGGCGGCACGCAAGCGCCTGCAAGTGCTGGTCGATGCCAGCGGCGGACGTGTCGGTTTGCGCGCCGGCAAGCAAGCCAAAGACCATTACGGGCGTACGCTTGCGCATATTTACAGCGCCAGCGGTGCCAACCTCGAAGCGCAGATGCTCGCCGATGGCCTCGGTTTCCAGGTCGCCGTTGCGCCGAATGTCGATCTGGTCGCCTGTCAGCAAGCCGCCGAACACAGTGCGCGAAAGGCCGGGCTGGGCCTCTGGCGGCAGTCTCCTGTACTTAAAGCGGAGCAGATCCAGCGCTCGGGCTTCGCCGTGGTCAGTGGGCGTGTGAGCAAGGTTCAGCGCAATCGCGGGGGAATCTGGATCGAGTTGCAGGACGCGCTTGTATTGCGCGTTGCACCCAATCTGGTCGGACAATTTGACAAAACCCGGTTGCAGGCGCTGCAAGGCAAGCAGATCGAGGCTCGCGGCTGGATCGTCGATCGCTCGCGGCGCGGCGGATTGCCATCCGGTCAGTCGCGTTGGCTGCTTCCGCTGACCGATCCATCAATGTTGCAAAGGCTGCGCTGACGAAAAAATTGTAGACATTTTTTCTGTCGATTGTGAACAGTCAAGCCCTTGTACGCCGTGGCTCTTGGCCCAAAGTCGTAGGGCAGGGCGCTTGACAGGGGTGACCGCTCAGTCTTGTGGGGACTTTGCGAGGCGCGTATCCTCGCTGACCAGTCTGTCCAACAGTAAAAAGCGGAATGCCAAAATGTCTGATCTGAAAACTGCCGCTCTCGAATATCATGCCAATCCTCGTCCAGGGAAGCTGAGTGTCGAGCTCACCAAGGCCACTGCTACCGCTCGCGACTTGTCGCTGGCCTACAGCCCCGGCGTAGCTGAACCAGTGCGTGAGATCGCTCGCGATCCTGAACTGGCCTACAAATACACCGGCAAGGGCAACCTGGTTGCAGTCATTTCCGATGGCACCGCGATTCTCGGTCTGGGCAACCTTGGCCCATTGGCTTCCAAGCCAGTGATGGAAGGTAAAGGCGTGCTGTTCAAGCGCTTCGCCGGCATCGACGTTTTCGACATCGAAGTTGACTCCGAAAGCCCGCAAGCTTTCATCGACACGGTAAAACGCATCTCCATCACCTTCGGTGGCATCAACCTGGAAGACATCAAGGCGCCAGAGTGCTTTGAGATCGAACGTGCGCTGATCGAGCAGTGCGACATTCCGGTATTCCACGATGACCAGCACGGCACCGCAATCGTCACCGCTGCGGGCATGATCAACGCCCTGGAAATCGCTGGCAAAACCCTGCCAGACGCCAAGATCGTCTGCCTGGGTGCCGGCGCTGCCGCCATCTCCTGCATGAAACTGCTGGTGAGCATGGGCGCACGCATCGAAAACATCTTCATGGTTGACCGTACCGGCGTGATCCACTCCGGCCGTGACGACCTGAACCAGTACAAAGCCGTATTCGCTCACGCGACCGACAAGCGCAGCCTGGCTGATGCACTGGCAGGCGCTGACGTGTTCGTTGGTCTGTCTGGCCCGAACCTGCTGAGCGCTGAAGGCCTGCTGTCGATGGCGGCCAACCCGATCGTGTTCGCCTGCTCGAACCCGGATCCGGAAATCTCCCCGGAACTGGCGCACGCTACCCGTAGCGACGTGATCATGGCCACCGGCCGTTCGGACTACCCGAACCAGGTCAACAACGTACTGGGCTTCCCGTTCATCTTCCGCGGTGCCCTGGACGTTCGCGCCAAGCGCATCAACGAAGAAATGAAAGTGGCTGCCGCCAACGCCCTGCGTGAA
Encoded here:
- the argS gene encoding arginine--tRNA ligase, with translation MKDTIRQLIQQALTQLVNEGVLPEGLSPAIQVENARDKTHGDFASNIAMMLAKPAGMKPRDLAEKIIAALPADENVTKAEIAGPGFINFFQNTQALASRLDAALADAHVGVRKAGPAQRTVVDLSAPNLAKEMHVGHLRSTIIGDGVARVLEFLGDEVIRQNHVGDWGTQFGMLMAYLQENPITSDELSDLENFYRAAKQRFDESAEFADRARGLVVKLQAGDAECLALWTKFKDISLSHCQKIYELLNVKLTMADVMGESAYNDDLINVVNDLKAAGMLVESNGAQCVFLDEFKNADGDPLPVIIVKADGGYLYATTDLAAVRYRSGKLKADRALYFVDQRQALHFQQVFAVARKAGFVTHPMEMEHMGFGTMNGADGRPFKTRDGGTVKLIDLLTEAQERAYSLVKEKNPELAEDELRNIAKVVGIGAVKYADLSKHRTSDYSFNFDLMLNFEGNTAPYLLYAYTRVAGVFRKLGKDFSEVDGQIVLEAAHEQELAAKLAQFGEVLNNVSDKGTPHILCTYLYDVAGLFSSFYENCPILAAKTPAQMQSRLRLAALTGRTLKQGLELLGLETLERM
- a CDS encoding primosomal protein N'; amino-acid sequence: MPDAILRLALPSPLRRLFDYRAPAGVLREQLQPGMRLRVPFGRREMIGILVEVTDTSEVPVEKLKPALALLDATAPLPPALFKLCLWTSQYYQHSLGDTLSWALPVLLRQGELAEARQERFWSITPGASLDDPRIARAPRQREALTTLAQHPHGVAHQLLSKLMLSKDSLDLLLAKNLVQVEIRRHAPGARHEHWLAQPELPLNAEQRAAYEAIRAGFDSYHAFLLAGVTGSGKTEVYLQLIRETLEAGKQALVLIPEINLGPQTLARFEQRFNARIALLHSAVNDRERLDAWLAARDGEADIIIGTRSALFTPMKNPGLIIIDEEHDGSYKQQEGLRYHARDLALVRARQENIPIVLGSATPSLESLHNAYTGRYGLLRLNERAGGAKQPRFLRLDVKSRPLDSGISGPMQQAIGQTLANGQQVLVFLNRRGFAPTLLCHDCGWMSECSRCDARMTVHQRYGELRCHHCGYVERTPRQCPKCNKVDLRPVGAGTERAEERLAILFPDYPVLRVDRDSTSRKDAMNQLFATIQKGQPCILVGTQMLAKGHHFPRVTLVSILDADGGLFSGDFRASERMAQLIVQVAGRAGRAEEPGKVIIQTHLADHPLLVQLTEQGYFAFAEQALSERRAAGLPPFAHLALLRAEAHKPGQAEGFLDEACSEAERLLAEQNLSGIELLGPVPAPMERRAGRYRAQLLLQATARAPLHRLLASWLLVLEQMPSGRAVRWSLDVDPVDLY
- the rpmE gene encoding 50S ribosomal protein L31, whose translation is MKADIHPNYPVIAVTCSCGNKFETRSTFGKALPIDVCNECHPFYTGKQKTLDTGGRVQKFADRFGAFGKKPAAAE
- a CDS encoding thermonuclease family protein, with product MGFSSLLKKASLAGAFFVSAIWLSGAQAYCPAPTGLTRVTVQRVVDGDTLRLSDGRSVRMIGLNTPELGKQGGSDEPFAVAARKRLQVLVDASGGRVGLRAGKQAKDHYGRTLAHIYSASGANLEAQMLADGLGFQVAVAPNVDLVACQQAAEHSARKAGLGLWRQSPVLKAEQIQRSGFAVVSGRVSKVQRNRGGIWIELQDALVLRVAPNLVGQFDKTRLQALQGKQIEARGWIVDRSRRGGLPSGQSRWLLPLTDPSMLQRLR
- a CDS encoding malic enzyme-like NAD(P)-binding protein translates to MSDLKTAALEYHANPRPGKLSVELTKATATARDLSLAYSPGVAEPVREIARDPELAYKYTGKGNLVAVISDGTAILGLGNLGPLASKPVMEGKGVLFKRFAGIDVFDIEVDSESPQAFIDTVKRISITFGGINLEDIKAPECFEIERALIEQCDIPVFHDDQHGTAIVTAAGMINALEIAGKTLPDAKIVCLGAGAAAISCMKLLVSMGARIENIFMVDRTGVIHSGRDDLNQYKAVFAHATDKRSLADALAGADVFVGLSGPNLLSAEGLLSMAANPIVFACSNPDPEISPELAHATRSDVIMATGRSDYPNQVNNVLGFPFIFRGALDVRAKRINEEMKVAAANALRELAKLPVPQDVCDAYGGAPLEFGREYIIPKPMDKRLITLISDAVAKAAIETGVATLPYPKNYPLKSVDDVFNG